One region of Cheilinus undulatus linkage group 4, ASM1832078v1, whole genome shotgun sequence genomic DNA includes:
- the LOC121508665 gene encoding serine hydrolase-like protein, with the protein MSTTLKEVSEISIPLPWGQIKARAWGPDDGYPVLCLHGWADNCGSFNTLIPLLPKECRYVALDHAGHGLSSHRPSGVFYTFPSYVADLYRVADGLKWTKFSIIGHSMGGNVAGMFSALYPEMVDAIILLDAPGFLPKDAAEISELMREGIHEMLQYETKAEQKTKVYTYEKAMERLLAANPTLSEESVRILLERGLAAVEGGFVFSRDLRLNFKNIVRLTLEQSLEMQSRIKSSVLVVLADKGLSTLQDSKQKETISTLLQGYLDRNHTVVTVPGDHHVHLNNPEVVAPVVSDFLQRKVISQQLSAS; encoded by the exons ATGTCCACTACCTTAAAAGAAG tttcagaGATCTCTATCCCACTCCCGTGGGGACAGATCAAAGCTAGAGCATGGGGTCCTGATGATGGTTATCCTGTGCTGTGCCTACATGGCTGGGCAGACAACTGTGGTTCATTCAACACCCTCATTCCTCTTCTACCTAAAG AGTGCAGATATGTGGCACTGGACCATGCAGGTCATGGCTTGTCCTCCCATCGTCCTTCTGGAGTTTTCTACACTTTCCCTTCATACGTGGCAGATCTATACAGAGTTGCTGATG GTCTCAAATGGACCAAATTCTCTATCATAGGCCACAGTATGG GTGGAAATGTCGCAGGAATG TTCAGTGCACTGTATCCTGAGATGGTGGATGCGATCATTCTGCTGGACGCTCCTGGATTCCTACCAAAAGATGCa GCAGAAATCTCTGAATTGATGAGGGAGGGGATCCATGAGATGCTTCAGTATGAAACAAAGgcagagcagaaaacaaaagtttacaCTTATGAGAAGGCAATGGAGAG GCTGTTAGCTGCAAACCCAACTCTGTCTGAAGAGTCTGTCCGCATCCTTTTAGAGCGAGGTCTGGCTGCAGTTGAAGGAG GGTTTGTGTTCTCCAGAGACCTGCGCCTTAACTTT aaaaacattgtgCGTCTCACTTTGGAGCAGAGTCTGGAGATGCAGTCTAGGATAAAGTCCTCTGTTCTTGTTGTTCT agCAGACAAAGGTTTGAGTACTCTTCAAGACtcaaaacaaaaggaaacaatATCCACACTTCTCCAAGGATATCTTGACagaaat CACACGGTGGTTACAGTTCCAGGCGATCATCACGTCCATCTGAATAATCCTGAAGTCGTCGCTCCAGTTGTTTCTGACTTTCTGCAGCGTAAAGTGATCTCACAGCAGCTGTCAGCATCGTGA